The Candidatus Thiothrix anitrata genome includes the window ACATCATGAGCGACTTTTACCACCAGCGTTTCCAGATTCTGATTGCGACCACCATCATTGAAAGCGGTATCGACGTGCCGACCGCCAACACGATTTTGATCAACCGTGCCGACAAGCTGGGGCTGGCGCAGTTGCACCAGTTACGCGGGCGGGTCGGGCGTTCGCACCACCGCGCTTACGCCTATTTGATTGCGCCGCCGAAATCTGCGCTTACGCCGGATGCGGTCAAACGGCTGGAGGCGATTGAATCGCTGGAAGAATTGGGGGTCGGTTTCACGCTGGCGACGCACGATCTGGAGATTCGCGGCGCGGGCGAATTGCTCGGCGAAGGGCAAAGCGGGCAGATTCAGGAAATCGGTTTCAACCTCTACAACGACTTGCTGGAACGCGCGGTGAAGGCGTTGAAGTCGGGCAAAGTGCCGGAATTGAGCGCCACCAGCCGCCGTACCACGGTGGAATTGGGTGCGCCTGCGCTGATCCCGGATGATTATTTGCCGGATGTCCATGCGCGGCTGATCCTCTACAAACGCATTGCCAGCGCGGAATCGCAAGCGGCACTGGACGAATTGCGGGTGGAAATGATCGACCGCTTCGGGCTGCTGCCAGAGCCGACCAAAACGCTGTTCAGCGTTACGCGGGTCAAGCTGCTGGCGCAGGAGCTGGGCATCCGCAAGCTGGATATGCACGTCAAGGGCGGGCGGATTATCTTTGACGACAAACCGAATATTGACCCGATGAAGGTGATTACGCTGATCCAGAAACGCCCGTGGGTGTTTAAGCTGGATGGGCAGGATAAGTTGCGGTTTGAGATTGAATTGCCGACGGTGGAGGAGCGGGAGGAGTGGGTGGTTAAGTTGATGGGGGAGATTGGGGGATAACGGAAATACCGTTTATGCCGCCAACTCCTCGGCAATCAACTTGGGGTGCTTACGGGCAAGGCGGATCAAGGCACGAGCTGCACCGGAAGGTTGGCGGCGACCTTGTTCCCAGTCCTGCAAAGTACGGCGTGAAATGCACAAAGCATGGGCAAATTGTGCCTGTGAAAGCCCCGTGGCAAACCGCGCTGCCGCCACTTCGTTTGGCTCAACCACGGTAACGCGCCCGATTTGACCCGCTTTCATTTCCCGCACTGCCTGCAACAGCTTGTTGCCGAGTTCTTCACCTGTTATGTAATCTTTGTCAGTCATGTTCAATTGTCTCCCTGATGGCTTTCAGGATATGGGCGGGGATACTCTCCCGCTCGTTCTTGGCGTAAATGGTCAACAACCAAATCTCACCGGATGTTAGGCGCGTAAAATAAATGACACGAACCCCGCCGCTCTTGCCTGCTTTCGTCCCGCTACGTACCCAGCGGATTTTTCGGCAACCACCGGAACGGGCAATGACCGCACCCGCTTCTGGGTTTGTCGCCAAGAACGTACAGAACTCGCCACGTTCATCCTCTGACCAGAGGGTTTTCGCATCGGCGGTGAACATTGGGGTTTCGATAATCGTGTACATGGCTCAACTATACGGCTTTGCCGGATGATCTGCAATCCCACCAATCCACGTTCAGACAAAAAGCAAAATCACTGTCCGGAACGGACTAACCGCACCGCAAGATCAACATAGCCACCGTAAGAAGTCCAGTTGCTGTAAGAAGTCGAATTGCTGCCACCGCTATCGAAGAGGACATACCAGGCGCTGGATGCGGTTTTTTCCGTTGATGACCAATACTCCCAA containing:
- a CDS encoding helix-turn-helix domain-containing protein, translated to MTDKDYITGEELGNKLLQAVREMKAGQIGRVTVVEPNEVAAARFATGLSQAQFAHALCISRRTLQDWEQGRRQPSGAARALIRLARKHPKLIAEELAA
- a CDS encoding transcriptional regulator, whose protein sequence is MYTIIETPMFTADAKTLWSEDERGEFCTFLATNPEAGAVIARSGGCRKIRWVRSGTKAGKSGGVRVIYFTRLTSGEIWLLTIYAKNERESIPAHILKAIRETIEHD